The following coding sequences lie in one Spinacia oleracea cultivar Varoflay chromosome 1, BTI_SOV_V1, whole genome shotgun sequence genomic window:
- the LOC110801973 gene encoding chlorophyll a-b binding protein 6, chloroplastic, with protein MASNALMSCGIAAVFPSSLSSSKSKFAASVPLGNVSCNASSRFTMSAEWMPGQPRPAHLDGSAPGDFGFDPLGLGEVPENLERFKESELIHCRWAMLAVPGILVPEALGLGNWVKAQEWAALPGGQATYLGNPVPWGNLPTILAIEFLAIAFVEHQRSMEKDSEKKKYPGGAFDPLGYSKDPKKFEELKLKEIKNGRLALLAFVGFCIQQSAYPGTGPLENLATHLADPWHNNIGDIVIPRAL; from the exons ATGGCTTCCAACGCCTTAATGAGTTGCGGCATCGCCGCCGTGTTCCCGTCTTCTCTATCTTCTTCAAAGTCTAAGTTCGCCGCCTCCGTACCGTTGGGTAATGTGTCGTGCAATGCCTCTTCACGGTTCACCATGTCGGCTGAATGGATGCCCGGTCAGCCCAGGCCCGCCCATCTTGATGGATCAGCTCCAGG TGACTTTGGATTTGACCCACTTGGGCTTGGAGAAGTTCCAGAGAATCTGGAGAGATTTAAGGAGTCCGAGCTCATCCATTGCAGATGGGCAATGCTTGCAGTT CCAGGGATCCTTGTACCAGAAGCGTTGGGATTAGGAAACTGGGTAAAAGCACAAGAATGGGCAGCCCTTCCAGGAGGTCAAGCAACCTACTTAGGAAACCCAGTTCCATGGGGTAACCTCCCTACTATTTTGGCTATTGAATTCTTAGCTATTGCATTCGTAGAACACCAAAGGAGTATGGAGAAAGACTCTGAGAAGAAGAAGTACCCTGGTGGAGCTTTTGATCCCTTGGGTTATTCTAAGGACCCTAAGAAGTTTGAGGAGTTGAAGCTTAAAGAGATTAAAAATG GTCGTCTAGCGTTGTTGGCATTCGTGGGGTTCTGCATTCAACAATCAGCATATCCAGGAACAGGTCCGTTGGAAAACTTGGCTACTCATTTGGCTGACCCATGGCACAACAACATCGGAGACATTGTTATCCCTAGAGCACTTTAA